Proteins co-encoded in one Chaetodon auriga isolate fChaAug3 chromosome 9, fChaAug3.hap1, whole genome shotgun sequence genomic window:
- the LOC143326136 gene encoding dual specificity protein kinase CLK4-like isoform X1, translating to MRHSKRMRSPGVWLDEYSWEERMECRKRRKRDSHSSERENKSRRTQHQHKTYEGQYLETRSLNQRLDSREGRSLDMACDEDSREGTCKDRELDWHHYSKSSGRSGRSGRSGRSRRSSRRHRDKRRRRSHSRHRSSSRRSHHRRSRKRSRSFEDDDEGHLIYHSGDMLRARYEIVCTLGEGAFGKVVECIDHTNDGARVALKIIKNIDRYREAAMSEVEVLDQLKSLDSGRRYACVQMLDWFDYHGHVCIAFELLGLSTYDFLKENNFQPFPIEHIRHMAYQIIRAVQFLHKNKLTHTDLKPENILFIDSDYDMEYNPEMKRDERTLKNPDVKIVDFGNATYEHEHHTSVVSTRHYRAPEVILDLGWDHSCDVWSIGCILIEYYLGSTLFQTHDSKEHLAMMERVLGPIPTNLLQKTKKQRYVHRCKLDWDSHSSSGRYVRKHCKPLKHYMASRGEDHQQLFNLIEKMMEYDPAKRLSLEQALRHPFLSCYRKSSSNGSKSSKSDSSSRRRSSSSSSRSSSSKKD from the exons ATGCGCCACTCAAAGCGAATGCGCTCCCCAGGTGTCTGGCTCGATGAGTACAGTTGGGAAGAGAGAATGGAGTGTCGCAAACGTAGGAAACGGGATTCACACAGCAGCGAACGAGAGAATAAATCCAGAAGAACTCAGCATCAGCACAAGACATATGAGGG GCAGTACCTGGAAACCCGCAGTTTGAACCAGAGACTGGACTCTCGGGAAGGACGCAGTTTGGACATGGCCTGTGATGAGGACAGTCGTGAAGGCACCTGCAAGGACAGAGAGCTGGACTGGCACCACTACAGCAAGTCATCTGGGCGTAGTGGGCGCAGTGGTCGGAGTGGTCGCAGCAGGCGAAGCAGCCGCAGGCACAGAGACAAAAGGCGCAGGCGTAGCCACTCTCGCCACAGGTCCTCCTCG AGGAGGAGCCATCACCGCAGGAGCAGGAAAAGATCCAGGAGTTTTGAGGATGATGACGAGGGTCACCTCATCTATCACAGTGGAGACATGCTGAGAGCGAGAT ATGAGATTGTGTGTACTCTAGGAGAGGGTGCCTTTGGGAAGGTCGTCGAATGCATTGATCACACTAA TGACGGAGCTCGAGTGGCTCTGAAGATTATTAAAAACATAGACCGCTACCGTGAGGCAGCTATGTCTGAGGTAGAGGTGCTTGATCAATTGAAGTCCCTCGACTCTGGCAGGAGATA TGCTTGTGTGCAAATGCTGGACTGGTTTGACTACCACGGCCACGTTTGTATTGCCTTTGAGCTGCTTGGCCTCAGCACCTATGATTTCCTCAAGGAGAACAACTTCCAGCCTTTTCCCATAGAACACATCAGGCACATGGCATACCAGATCATTCGAGCCGTGCAGT ttCTGCACAAGAACAAACTGACTCACACAGATCTGAAGCCTGAGAATATTCTCTTCATTGATTCAGACTATGATATGGAGTACAACCCTGAAATG AAACGGGACGAACGAACACTGAAGAACCCCGACGTGAAAATTGTGGACTTTGGTAACGCCACATACGAACACGAGCACCACACCTCTGTGGTGTCGACACGTCATTACCGTGCCCCTGAGGTCATTTTAG ATCTTGGCTGGGACCATTCCTGTGATGTCTGGAGTATTGGTTGCATACTCATTGAGTACTACCTTGGATCTACTCTCTTCCAG ACCCATGACAGCAAAGAGCACCTTGCTATGATGGAGAGAGTCCTGGGCCCTATCCCCACAAACCTCCTGCAGAAAACCAA GAAACAGCGTTATGTTCACCGATGCAAGCTTGACTGGGATTCACACAGCTCTTCTGGGAGATATGTCAGGAAACACTGCAAACCCCTCAAG CATTACATGGCGTCCAGGGGCGAAGACCACCAGCAGCTCTTCAACCTGATAGAGAAGATGATGGAGTATGACCCAGCTAAGAGACTCAGCCTGGAGCAGGCCCTCCGACatcccttcctctcctgctaCCGCAAGAGCAGCAGCAATGgcagcaaaagcagcaaaagcgacagcagcagcagaagaagaagcagcagcagtagcagcagaagcagcagcagcaaaaaagaCTGA
- the LOC143326136 gene encoding dual specificity protein kinase CLK4-like isoform X2, whose amino-acid sequence MSEVEVLDQLKSLDSGRRYACVQMLDWFDYHGHVCIAFELLGLSTYDFLKENNFQPFPIEHIRHMAYQIIRAVQFLHKNKLTHTDLKPENILFIDSDYDMEYNPEMKRDERTLKNPDVKIVDFGNATYEHEHHTSVVSTRHYRAPEVILDLGWDHSCDVWSIGCILIEYYLGSTLFQTHDSKEHLAMMERVLGPIPTNLLQKTKKQRYVHRCKLDWDSHSSSGRYVRKHCKPLKHYMASRGEDHQQLFNLIEKMMEYDPAKRLSLEQALRHPFLSCYRKSSSNGSKSSKSDSSSRRRSSSSSSRSSSSKKD is encoded by the exons ATGTCTGAGGTAGAGGTGCTTGATCAATTGAAGTCCCTCGACTCTGGCAGGAGATA TGCTTGTGTGCAAATGCTGGACTGGTTTGACTACCACGGCCACGTTTGTATTGCCTTTGAGCTGCTTGGCCTCAGCACCTATGATTTCCTCAAGGAGAACAACTTCCAGCCTTTTCCCATAGAACACATCAGGCACATGGCATACCAGATCATTCGAGCCGTGCAGT ttCTGCACAAGAACAAACTGACTCACACAGATCTGAAGCCTGAGAATATTCTCTTCATTGATTCAGACTATGATATGGAGTACAACCCTGAAATG AAACGGGACGAACGAACACTGAAGAACCCCGACGTGAAAATTGTGGACTTTGGTAACGCCACATACGAACACGAGCACCACACCTCTGTGGTGTCGACACGTCATTACCGTGCCCCTGAGGTCATTTTAG ATCTTGGCTGGGACCATTCCTGTGATGTCTGGAGTATTGGTTGCATACTCATTGAGTACTACCTTGGATCTACTCTCTTCCAG ACCCATGACAGCAAAGAGCACCTTGCTATGATGGAGAGAGTCCTGGGCCCTATCCCCACAAACCTCCTGCAGAAAACCAA GAAACAGCGTTATGTTCACCGATGCAAGCTTGACTGGGATTCACACAGCTCTTCTGGGAGATATGTCAGGAAACACTGCAAACCCCTCAAG CATTACATGGCGTCCAGGGGCGAAGACCACCAGCAGCTCTTCAACCTGATAGAGAAGATGATGGAGTATGACCCAGCTAAGAGACTCAGCCTGGAGCAGGCCCTCCGACatcccttcctctcctgctaCCGCAAGAGCAGCAGCAATGgcagcaaaagcagcaaaagcgacagcagcagcagaagaagaagcagcagcagtagcagcagaagcagcagcagcaaaaaagaCTGA
- the tmem126a gene encoding transmembrane protein 126A, whose protein sequence is MSEEPHERIVPGNGLTRAVIADMLMNNFERLPDIDQKLFAYGPAYLGGNAGLAGLISNSLYRRALNVTQGAITSSLPMAVLPFLTTYFLYNATVATPLLYGDLNCPSCAMLRGALVGVMGGGVYPVLLALPVNMALAARYNSAPTPEKGTVLRYWLDLSRPILNKLRAVLLLQAIFGGYLGSRHFESFAKLAQITFGSDGEDLKTEMS, encoded by the coding sequence ATGTCGGAGGAGCCGCACGAGCGGATCGTCCCTGGAAATGGACTCACAAGGGCAGTGattgctgacatgctgatgaaTAATTTCGAGAGACTGCCTGACATTGATCAGAAACTCTTCGCGTACGGGCCCGCGTACCTGGGGGGAAACGCTGGCCTCGCGGGGCTGATATCCAACAGCTTGTACCGCAGAGCTCTGAACGTGACGCAGGGGGCCATCACCTCCAGCTTGCCGATGGCCGTGCTGCCTTTCCTCACAACATATTTTCTGTACAACGCGACAGTGGCCACCCCGCTCCTGTACGGTGACCTCAACTGTCCCTCCTGTGCCATGCTGCGAGGCGCCCTTGTGGGTGTGATGGGCGGGGGCGTGTATCCGGTCCTCCTGGCCTTACCTGTGAATATGGCCCTCGCAGCCAGGTACAACTCGGCGCCGACTCCAGAGAAGGGCACCGTGCTGCGGTACTGGTTGGACCTCTCTCGGCCGATCCTGAATAAACTGAGggcagtgctgctgctccaggcCATCTTCGGGGGCTACTTGGGCTCCAGGCACTTTGAATCTTTCGCCAAACTGGCCCAGATCACGTTTGGCTCAGACGGAGAGGACCTCAAGACTGAAATGTCCTGA
- the LOC143326137 gene encoding ras-GEF domain-containing family member 1C-like isoform X1 — protein MPQTVCSGTMFTTPSGFSPHLACAEPGEEEEAPQEGPGPGACLADGPPITSASLDTLIQNLVPTADYYPEKAYVFTFLLSARLFIPPPELLARVCELCIKQQQLDQSPLDTAKVRKFGPKILQLLTEWTETFPTDFRDDKMVGHLKDIIHRIAPCDEAYWKTLNQVLQKLSQRLALMSQGEESIVKVSLNASSISDKLVAFKTKPPPIQKDMLSICNDPYTLAQQLTHVELEHLSHIGPEEFVQAFVQKDPLDGTQQPCFSDQKKKTSNLEAYVRWFNRLCYLVATEICMPAKKKQRAQVIEFFIDVARECFNIGNFNSLMAIISGMNMSPVSRLKKTWGKAKTAKFFILEHQMDPTGNFYNYRTALRGAAHRSQTANSNRERIVIPFFSLLIKDIYFLNEGCANRLPNGHVNFEKFVELARQVGEFMTWKQVECPFEEDRAILHYLHNAPIFSEDGLYLASYESESPENQVEKDRWKALRSNVLGKT, from the exons ATGCCCCAGACTGTGTGCTCAGGCACCATGTTCACCACTCCCAGTGGCTTCAGCCCCCATCTGGCCTGCGCTGAgcctggggaggaggaggaggccccaCAGGAGGGCCCGGGGCCCGGTGCTTGCCTGGCCGATGGGCCTCCAATCACCTCCGCCTCCCTGGACACCCTCATCCAGAATCTGGTACCCACTGCTGATTACTACCCAGAG AAAGCCTATGTATTTACCTTCTTGCTGAGCGCTCGTCTGTTCATCCCTCCTCCGGAGCTGCTGGCCAGGGTATGTGAGCTgtgcatcaaacagcagcagctggaccaGAGCCCACTCGATACG GCAAAAGTCCGCAAGTTTGGTCCCAAgatcctgcagctgctgacagagtgGACAGAGACGTTCCCGACTGACTTTAGGGACGATAAGATGGTCGGACACCTTAAAGACATCATCCACAGGATAGCTCCATGTGATGAG gcgTATTGGAAAACCCTGAACCAGGTGCTGCAGAAGCTTAGCCAGAGGCTGGCCCTGATGAGCCAGGGGGAAGAGAGCATCGTCAAGGTCTCCCTCAACGCCTCCTCCATTTCTGACAAGCTGGTGGCCTTCAAAACCAAGCCTCCACCCATCCAGAAGGACATGCTCTCCATCTGCAATGACCCGTACACACTGGCACAGCAGCTCACCCACGTGGAGCtg gaaCATTTGAGTCATATTGGACCCGAGGAGTTTGTCCAAGCCTTTGTGCAGAAAGACCCCCTAGATGGAACCCAG CAGCCATGCTTCAGtgaccagaagaagaaaacttcCAACCTGGAGGCTTATGTCAGGTGGTTCAACAGACTGTGTTACCTGGTGGCTACTGAGATCTGCATG CCTgcgaagaagaagcagagggcCCAGGTGATCGAGTTCTTCATCGATGTTGCCAGAGAGTGTTTCAACATTGGCAACTTCAACTCGCTCATGGCCATTATCT CCGGTATGAACATGAGTCCTGTGTCACGGCTGAAGAAGACTTGGGGCAAAGCCAAGACGGCCAAGTTCTTCATTCTCGAG CATCAGATGGATCCTACGGGAAACTTTTACAACTACAGGACAGCCCTGAGGGGGGCCGCCCATCGCTCTCAGACTGCCAACAGCAACAGAGAAAGG ATTGTGATTCCCTTCTTCAGTCTGCTGATCAAAGACATTTATTTCCTGAATGAAGGATGTGCCAACCGGCTGCCCAATGGCCACGTCAACTTCGAG AAATTTGTGGAGTTGGCGCGGCAGGTTGGGGAGTTCATGACGTGGAAACAGGTGGAGTGTCCATTTGAGGAGGATCGGGCCATCCTACACTACCTCCACAATGCTCCCATCTTCAGCGAGGACG GACTCTACCTCGCGTCCTATGAGAGTGAGAGTCCAGAGAACCAGGTAGAGAAGGACAGATGGAAAGCACTCAG GTCTAACGTTCTGGGAAAGACATGA
- the LOC143326137 gene encoding ras-GEF domain-containing family member 1C-like isoform X2, producing MPQTVCSGTMFTTPSGFSPHLACAEPGEEEEAPQEGPGPGACLADGPPITSASLDTLIQNLVPTADYYPEKAYVFTFLLSARLFIPPPELLARVCELCIKQQQLDQSPLDTAKVRKFGPKILQLLTEWTETFPTDFRDDKMVGHLKDIIHRIAPCDEAYWKTLNQVLQKLSQRLALMSQGEESIVKVSLNASSISDKLVAFKTKPPPIQKDMLSICNDPYTLAQQLTHVELEHLSHIGPEEFVQAFVQKDPLDGTQPCFSDQKKKTSNLEAYVRWFNRLCYLVATEICMPAKKKQRAQVIEFFIDVARECFNIGNFNSLMAIISGMNMSPVSRLKKTWGKAKTAKFFILEHQMDPTGNFYNYRTALRGAAHRSQTANSNRERIVIPFFSLLIKDIYFLNEGCANRLPNGHVNFEKFVELARQVGEFMTWKQVECPFEEDRAILHYLHNAPIFSEDGLYLASYESESPENQVEKDRWKALRSNVLGKT from the exons ATGCCCCAGACTGTGTGCTCAGGCACCATGTTCACCACTCCCAGTGGCTTCAGCCCCCATCTGGCCTGCGCTGAgcctggggaggaggaggaggccccaCAGGAGGGCCCGGGGCCCGGTGCTTGCCTGGCCGATGGGCCTCCAATCACCTCCGCCTCCCTGGACACCCTCATCCAGAATCTGGTACCCACTGCTGATTACTACCCAGAG AAAGCCTATGTATTTACCTTCTTGCTGAGCGCTCGTCTGTTCATCCCTCCTCCGGAGCTGCTGGCCAGGGTATGTGAGCTgtgcatcaaacagcagcagctggaccaGAGCCCACTCGATACG GCAAAAGTCCGCAAGTTTGGTCCCAAgatcctgcagctgctgacagagtgGACAGAGACGTTCCCGACTGACTTTAGGGACGATAAGATGGTCGGACACCTTAAAGACATCATCCACAGGATAGCTCCATGTGATGAG gcgTATTGGAAAACCCTGAACCAGGTGCTGCAGAAGCTTAGCCAGAGGCTGGCCCTGATGAGCCAGGGGGAAGAGAGCATCGTCAAGGTCTCCCTCAACGCCTCCTCCATTTCTGACAAGCTGGTGGCCTTCAAAACCAAGCCTCCACCCATCCAGAAGGACATGCTCTCCATCTGCAATGACCCGTACACACTGGCACAGCAGCTCACCCACGTGGAGCtg gaaCATTTGAGTCATATTGGACCCGAGGAGTTTGTCCAAGCCTTTGTGCAGAAAGACCCCCTAGATGGAACCCAG CCATGCTTCAGtgaccagaagaagaaaacttcCAACCTGGAGGCTTATGTCAGGTGGTTCAACAGACTGTGTTACCTGGTGGCTACTGAGATCTGCATG CCTgcgaagaagaagcagagggcCCAGGTGATCGAGTTCTTCATCGATGTTGCCAGAGAGTGTTTCAACATTGGCAACTTCAACTCGCTCATGGCCATTATCT CCGGTATGAACATGAGTCCTGTGTCACGGCTGAAGAAGACTTGGGGCAAAGCCAAGACGGCCAAGTTCTTCATTCTCGAG CATCAGATGGATCCTACGGGAAACTTTTACAACTACAGGACAGCCCTGAGGGGGGCCGCCCATCGCTCTCAGACTGCCAACAGCAACAGAGAAAGG ATTGTGATTCCCTTCTTCAGTCTGCTGATCAAAGACATTTATTTCCTGAATGAAGGATGTGCCAACCGGCTGCCCAATGGCCACGTCAACTTCGAG AAATTTGTGGAGTTGGCGCGGCAGGTTGGGGAGTTCATGACGTGGAAACAGGTGGAGTGTCCATTTGAGGAGGATCGGGCCATCCTACACTACCTCCACAATGCTCCCATCTTCAGCGAGGACG GACTCTACCTCGCGTCCTATGAGAGTGAGAGTCCAGAGAACCAGGTAGAGAAGGACAGATGGAAAGCACTCAG GTCTAACGTTCTGGGAAAGACATGA